A window of Pyrus communis chromosome 3, drPyrComm1.1, whole genome shotgun sequence genomic DNA:
CCTCACATTCTCACATAACTAACTTGTGATGGGACATCTGTTCCTGCAACTCTCATTACAGATCTCCCATCACTTAATTGCATGTAAATCTTTCTCCTAATTTGGATCGTGTCAACGAGTTTTCTGATACACAAAATCTTGTTTTTTAAGTTGCTTGCATTAAATTCAACGAGAATACTATTCTTGTCTAGAACTGTTGTTTCCCTGCCGTAAAACGCCCGGTCTGGAAAATTTCTCAGCCGATTCAAAGTCACTAAGTCATGCCtgcaatttaaattttaatttcgaCCCTTTTGGTTGCATTTCTTAGCACATTCAAAGCCACTAGCAATGCTCCTGTTGAGTATTGATATGGTCAAAGACTCTCAATGCATTATAACTCCTTCTTTCTTTCGTATGACGGTTACTCAGTCACATGatattataatttgtttatatattttattaattatattgtcCCTAAAACATAAACTTGTCAATCACCCATATTATAACAGTTGAATTAATAACAAAACGTGATGATATTATGTCTGTCTTGTTCAACACTGAGAAATCAACATTCATGTTTCAACCACGTTATATTGTAATAAAATATGCCGGCTACAAAGAAAGACATTAGTTCtatgaggattttttttttttaattgatgaaTTATGAGGAATTGACATTCAACCATCTTATAATtacctaattatatataaaaatacacTAATCCAAATACAAGGTTAAAAACTCGTGACTCCACCGAGACTGAAAACTACAATTCTTTCTCCAAAACCCAAGACTTCCTGCCTTGGAGgcaatttattaattaaattgtaCTAAGAATTCCAGACTTTTCTTGCCGTCCAGGCAGTCCAAATCATGAACAAATGGAACAAAACCAGTGAGGGTTGCCTTGTTTTGAAGGTGAAGAAGAGAACCACTCCTCCACTGTGCACATTGTCATCCACATGGGCATTGCCAAATGGATGGATAAGAAGCACACAAAGTGATATTCCTATGCTattaccaaataaaaaatagtctACGGCATTTTCCCTTGTAGACAAATCATAGTTTAACGTATACATAAACATTACTTTAATCTAAATTGACAAGAGAAATCGAACTTGAATATAACGGAGCGAGTACTATCCCGGTCAACTAACCTAACCCACATCTACAATGTATATGAAtttcttttagggttttaaccatttttttttttatatgtatcAGACTGTAATTGGGTTTTAACCAATGAGTTGGGATCTTTGGATCTTGATGTAGCAAAACAACTCATTGAATTGTTAATAAAActtatttagtttgattttgtcTTACATCATCATCATTACTAATCTCATCTCTATATTATGGTGATAAACTGATTTTAACGAGTATCCATTAACAATCCAATGAATTAATTCACTACTTCTATTTGGATTTTTAATTGGGACCCAATAAAGTTCAAGTTGAGCTACTCCTTTAAAACCTAGCCCatcagttttattttttattatcatcTTGTCTATAAGCGgtgatttttttcatttgtttaataTGAAAGGGGACCAAGGAAATGGGGTATAAGCTGTAAGCAATATGGATGTTGTGCTATTTATCATTAGAAACCATCATTACTAATGCAACTGCTTTGATTTGGCCTCGACCAGAAAAACTTCGGTAGGATGTCTTATCATGTAATCTGTAAGTGCTTTTCACAAAAAACATGAGATTTGCTGTATTTTGAATCTTATTTGATTTTACTCAATATGAAAATTGACCTAATCAGACAATCTTGTTAAAGTACGGTCTCCTCTAACCACAAAATAAATGGAGCCTTTTGGTGCATCAGCTTTGATTACGTTCCCTTCCTTTCAATCCGATAGTAATAAGTAGGTGGGATTGCCTTAGTGAAAGGCATGCTTCCTCCTCCACTACACACAGTTGCCATTACAAAAGCTCTCGATTACAGACAAGATTCTGCTTCCAAGTGGAATTTTCCAACAGACTTCAGTGGTTGTCTAACGCCCATCCAAGCATATTCTCTTAAAAGATAGGTTAAAAAAGAAGCCAATTGCATCTTCCAAGCTTTATCTCACCCAAGGTGCTCGAAACAACTCAACGAAAACAATAGGATTCCGACACTCGAATCCAATTGTATAATTGAGAGTGTCCGagttttgatttaaaaaaatcaaaagttggACACGTGTCCTCGCCTGATTGGTTATCAGCTCTTTCGGCAGCGAAGTCTTGTTTAGGAAAGAATGGATCAAGATCCTCTCTTGACCCTAAAAAACTGAGCCTGCTAAGCAGGCAATCgtgaccgttgaaatttgatctaacggttacaattattataacttttagcaAGTTCTCTGTTTacagctgttggatcaaatttcaacagctaCGATTGTCTGCTCAGCAAGCTGAGTTTTTTAAGGTCAGGGAGGATCCTGATCCGGAAAGAATAAAGAGTGTATCGGAATAGTGATGTGACGCTTGACCGTGTGACTAATGCTTGGCTGATAAGAATCCATGGCATAGACGAAACCTCACCAAACCTGGCATTTGGTCATTCAAACAATTGAATGAAGAAATTATGTCCACTCTTACATCACGGACGAATAACCACTAATTCTAGTCTCCAGAAAGTTCCCCAATGAGGAAATATCTTCATCCCTTTCCCCTACACTCTTCCATAACGTTCTTCGGACCATTCAACAACTAAGCTGCCTACCACGTGTAAATATGAGAGTAGAATTCTCTCTCGTCCAAATTCTCCTCCTCTTCAGTCTActcttatttgaacggttacgattATACTATGTCAACATTTTGTGTTGACTTTATAGAGAGATAAGAGGAGAGTGAGAAAGGAGGAGAGGGTAGGGGAAGGAATTGGAACGGAGAGAAAATCCTACTCGGTAAATATGGATCTTAAAGTAACAGAAACATCAAATGACTTTCACTTTCTGAATATTCAAATGCATGCGACTTGAAAGGTATTATCCCTTTGCGCTTTTAAGTTTTTGCACCAAACGTAATCAGAAGTATTTTTTATTGTCGGTAAGCGCTTTTAACTCTTGTTAAAGGTCTTGAACAGGCCCTCCGTATTTGCATGTGAATTTATCATTATTTATTAGATGTAATAGTAACAGTATCAGTCTCTGCATTCTCAGTCTAGATCAAACTTCAAATGTGACATTTCATGGCTGCAATTTGAGTACATAAGGATTAGGCAGAAACTTCAAATGTGactcctagcatcaaattcagaAGAATTCCGATGGCATTACAATGTACGTCCCTATTCAGAAGACAAAACAGTATTTGGAGCTAATGGAAGACTTAACCCAAAACAGAGCGCAACAGCGTTCTAGAATTCATAGGCAACCCTACTTAGTGAGATAAGGCACTTAAACAGAGTATTTGTTCAGACCGTCGAAACAACACCTCAAACTGCAGTTTATCAATGTAATTGTAATGGTCTTGCAATTTTTCTGAACACTTTCTGTTTTCGTTTGCCAAATCATTCAACATTACAATGTATACTGATCTTACACTAGAAGCTCGACAACACAAAGTATTCACTAAAATCACAGTAAATACGATACTCCTGTAACTTCTTTATGACCTCCAATTTCAATGAAAGAATGTGTAAATATTTCCAACAAAAATGGGAAGAACACATATAAGCAAGGAAGACTATAAATCTAGGGTTGATGTTACCACTACAAAACAGGCACGGAAATGGACAGCGGCACGGAGACATCACCTACGAAACTCGAATCCCTATTAGCAGCTGAGTTACCTGCAAGTGCATATCCCACGCCGAGACCACCAAAATGCATTGCTGCAGCATTCTCACACCTTTGGAACACTCTAGCAAGAGAAGCTGCCTTTCTTCTTGCCCGCTTTGTACCAGTAAAAAGCAACGTCTGAAGTAACCCTGCCAAAGCTGGAGCCTTAACTACCATCTCAGTTGCAGCAGCTCCACCGCTTCGGCACAGCTCCAGCAAAGCTGCAACTGCATTTTCTTTACCCCTTGGAGTCCCACCACGCATCATCCCTATCAAACCTGCCACTGCCATGTCCTCTTTCGCCACCGCTTTTGCCCCAATATGCTGCCTGACAACCAATGCCAATGCACCGGCTGCTTCCTCAGCAACCCCTTCGTTTCCCAATGCACTTACAAGCGCTGTAACAGCCCCAGCCTCTATCATTCTCGTGCAATTTTCGGTGTGAGTTGACAGGTTATACAAAGCTGTCACAGCATCCTTCTTTCCTCTTGGGGTACCCTCTCTCAACAATCCTGCCAAAGCTTCGATTCCCCCTTCCTCGTCCGCTATTCTCTTCTTATAGTCATGAACCGCCGATAGACTAAACAAAGTTGCTGCAGCATTCTCCCTCGCCTCAGTCGTGTGCCCAAACCTCAGAACATTAACAATGGACCCCAAACACCCTTCTTCGTCCATAACTCGGCTTTTGTTTTTATCATATATCGATAAGTTGAGCATTGCAGTCACAGAATTCTCTTGGGCAACAGAGTTTGGAGACGAGAGTAACTTACAAAGATGGGGAATTGCCCCAGCTTCCGCAATGAAAGCGCGGTTTTCTCTTCCTGTTTTTGCCAGTAATCGAATTTCACGAGCAGCTATAGTTTGTGCGCACGGTGATCCATCCTCCAGCCGTTGGATGAGAAGCCCCGCGGTCGCTTTGTTGGCTGCAACAGCAGCCTTAGAGGGAGAAGCAGCTGCAAAGCTGTCTGCTGATGCATATGCAGACTCTGGAGGGTCGTACGGAATTCCATAAGCAGTGCACCACTGCATGATCAAATTCCTCAAAGCCCGGTTCGGAACCAGGCGAGTGCTGGGCAGCATTTGTCCTGTTTTCGGACAAGTACAATTCCCTTCTTCCAGCCACCTCGAAATTGAACTCCGATCATATGTCTGTCCTGTTGAAATGATCACTGGCTCTCTCATCAAATCCAATGATATGGGGCAGCAAAAGTCCTTCGGAATCGTTATAAAAGTCTCCGCAATCTCCTGAGCAATCAACCCTTTTCGGGGCTTCCTCTGATTGTTCCCAATCCCCAATTCAACCTCGTCTTCTTCGAAACCGAAAAGCAAAAACCTGCAATACCGAGTGAATGCCACAAACCCATTAAGCACCGAAACGGTGGGCTCAACGTCACCTTCGTGGTTCACAATCTGCTCCTCCAAGAACTCGATTTCGTGCCGGCAACTCTTGGCGTCTCGAATCCCCATTCTTTCAACGAAAAACAACCACAAATCGGCGGAGTCAGGAACCCGGCCCTTCTCGAATTCGTCAAGGAACGAAAAGAACTGAACCCTTAATTCTTCATCTCCTTTGTCGATGAACAGCATCGCCCTCCTGGCCTGTCGCTGCAGGAGCTCAATCTGTTCCCTCACGTCCTCCCCCAATTCGACGTCCTCCATCGGAAACACGTCCAAAAGGGTCGAAATTTCCTGATTCAAATCGTGAAAATGGCCGGAAATTGGATGGTTCTGAAGCAAAAGCCACAACTTACTTGACCGGGCGCAGTAATCGAGGAGTATTTTGGATCTGTATAGCAGCAAGTAGAGCTCTTTCAGGCAGATGACCGCCGTCCATGGCATAGCAGCCCCGGAGTCACTCAGATACTCCAAGAGCACGAGAAAGATTTCGACTTTCCGCACCAGCGACCTCGAATTCCGCCGCtggaaggagaaagacttgtCTGAGAAGGAGGAAACTATCTCGGCGGTGACCGAGACAAGGGTCTGTACAAGGGCCACGTCAGAGAGGTCAACCGGAGCTAAAAACGCCTCCAGGGAAGGTGACCTCCGCCGGCGCATCGATGAGAATATCGCCGCCGAAGCCATGAAGATTTTGAAGAAACAAGCAACTGGGCAGAGTCAAATATCCTCGACGAATCCAAAGCCTCTGGCTTTGATTGGCGGTTTTGTACAATCTTCGAAGGAAATGAAATGGGATTGTTTGGGAAATTGTATAAATGGTGGGGGACGATTCCGCGTTGCAAAAGCCGACCCGGGCGACTCGGATGACTCGGTGGATTTCCGAAAAGTAGGAGGAGGACTTTAGTGTTTGTCTTCTCCTCTCTTTATATTTTGTTCCACCAATTTCTAGGAAAGGAGGGGCTTTGactgagaggagagagaaagagaggagagagagagaagattcaattgaattgaaaatatgAGTTCATATTTTGGAGAGATTCCAGTGCAGCGTTCGATGCTGTAGCAGCAGGCAGCAATAATATGGATGCCCAATGTCCACATTTCCTTTCTGTTTttgagaaaaattaataaaaatgaattaaaaaattttaatttaacgataataataaaataaaaaataaaatgaatagtattaagattgactttttaatat
This region includes:
- the LOC137728841 gene encoding U-box domain-containing protein 17-like is translated as MASAAIFSSMRRRRSPSLEAFLAPVDLSDVALVQTLVSVTAEIVSSFSDKSFSFQRRNSRSLVRKVEIFLVLLEYLSDSGAAMPWTAVICLKELYLLLYRSKILLDYCARSSKLWLLLQNHPISGHFHDLNQEISTLLDVFPMEDVELGEDVREQIELLQRQARRAMLFIDKGDEELRVQFFSFLDEFEKGRVPDSADLWLFFVERMGIRDAKSCRHEIEFLEEQIVNHEGDVEPTVSVLNGFVAFTRYCRFLLFGFEEDEVELGIGNNQRKPRKGLIAQEIAETFITIPKDFCCPISLDLMREPVIISTGQTYDRSSISRWLEEGNCTCPKTGQMLPSTRLVPNRALRNLIMQWCTAYGIPYDPPESAYASADSFAAASPSKAAVAANKATAGLLIQRLEDGSPCAQTIAAREIRLLAKTGRENRAFIAEAGAIPHLCKLLSSPNSVAQENSVTAMLNLSIYDKNKSRVMDEEGCLGSIVNVLRFGHTTEARENAAATLFSLSAVHDYKKRIADEEGGIEALAGLLREGTPRGKKDAVTALYNLSTHTENCTRMIEAGAVTALVSALGNEGVAEEAAGALALVVRQHIGAKAVAKEDMAVAGLIGMMRGGTPRGKENAVAALLELCRSGGAAATEMVVKAPALAGLLQTLLFTGTKRARRKAASLARVFQRCENAAAMHFGGLGVGYALAGNSAANRDSSFVGDVSVPLSISVPVL